A region from the Saccharomonospora azurea NA-128 genome encodes:
- a CDS encoding LacI family DNA-binding transcriptional regulator: MPNGSSAPRRATLAMVADAAGVSPPTASKVLNGRGDVAAATRAKVEQAARELGYTSPAGRRAAVATRIVDLMFDDLVSPYSLEVLSGVTEAGTEAGVDVVVNRLHAADAAGAQSNPDAWVKGLKAAGREGVIIVTSELTEEQVDAFDRAGLPLVVIDPLNLPRVDVTSVGATNFSGGLSATEHLLSLGHRRIGFAGGPTRAACGQARLHGYRAALEKAGVTVAPELTLHGAFSYPAGLEMGSRLLDSPEPPTAVFAASDTTALGVIEAARRRGLRVPDDLSVVGFDDTILATLATPALTVVRQPLPDMGRVALRTLLRLAAGETLDSHHVELATHLVVRDSTAPPRGEP, translated from the coding sequence GTGCCGAACGGCTCCAGCGCTCCACGACGGGCGACGCTGGCGATGGTGGCCGACGCCGCGGGCGTGTCACCGCCGACGGCGTCCAAGGTGCTCAACGGTCGCGGCGACGTGGCGGCGGCGACGCGAGCCAAGGTCGAGCAGGCCGCGCGCGAGCTGGGTTACACCTCCCCGGCCGGCAGACGCGCCGCCGTCGCAACCCGGATCGTGGATCTCATGTTCGACGACCTCGTCAGCCCCTACTCGCTGGAGGTGCTGAGCGGGGTCACCGAGGCGGGCACCGAAGCGGGCGTGGACGTCGTCGTCAACCGACTGCACGCCGCCGACGCCGCGGGAGCACAGTCCAATCCGGACGCCTGGGTGAAAGGGCTGAAAGCCGCAGGCCGCGAGGGCGTCATCATCGTCACCTCCGAACTCACCGAGGAGCAGGTCGACGCCTTCGACCGCGCCGGCCTGCCGCTCGTGGTGATCGACCCGCTCAACCTCCCGCGCGTCGACGTGACCAGTGTGGGTGCCACGAACTTCTCCGGTGGGCTCTCCGCCACCGAGCATCTGCTGTCGCTCGGTCACCGCAGGATCGGCTTCGCGGGCGGACCGACACGGGCGGCGTGCGGCCAGGCCCGCCTGCACGGTTACCGCGCGGCACTGGAGAAGGCCGGGGTCACCGTGGCGCCGGAGCTGACCCTGCACGGGGCGTTCAGCTACCCCGCCGGGCTGGAGATGGGCAGCCGCCTGCTCGACTCGCCCGAACCCCCGACCGCCGTGTTCGCCGCCAGCGACACCACCGCGCTCGGCGTCATCGAGGCGGCCCGGCGACGCGGCCTGCGCGTGCCCGACGACCTCAGCGTGGTCGGGTTCGACGACACCATCCTGGCCACCCTCGCCACCCCCGCGCTCACCGTGGTGCGCCAGCCGCTGCCCGACATGGGCCGGGTCGCGCTGCGCACGCTGCTGCGCCTGGCCGCGGGCGAAACCCTGGATTCCCACCACGTCGAGCTGGCGACCCATCTCGTCGTGCGTGACTCGACCGCACCCCCACGAGGAGAACCATGA
- a CDS encoding beta-xylosidase/alpha-l-arabinosidase, whose protein sequence is MTDQPWHDPSADPAERAAALLAAMTLEEKVAQLGSAWPGNEEINGNVAPMQDVFARGSVSFEHRRRHGLGHLTRVFGTAPVDVADGTARVVKLQRDIVDNTRLRVPAIVHEECLTGFTTYGATVYPSPLAWAATFDAELVETMATAIGADLRRVGVHQGLSPVLDVVRDHRWGRVEETLGEDPYLVGVLASAYVRGLQSKGVIATLKHFAGYAASRAARNHAPVSIGPRELRDVVLPPFEMAVREAGAGSVMNSYVDLDGVPAAADTSLLTGVLRDEWGFEGTVVSDYWAIAFLATMHRVADGAAEAGALALEAGLDVELPDTLCYGDELVELVRRGEVDEALVDRAALRVLRQKAELGLLDADWTPESDVDPSVELDAAENRVLARRLAERSVVLLANDGTLPLRPQARRLALVGPCADDPLAFLGCYSYPNHVLPRYPELDLGLDVPSLSQALRSQLPDAEITTLEGCGVNDDDRSRFAEAVAAAREADVCLAVVGDRAGMFGEGTSGEGCDAPDLRLPGVQDELLSALLDTGVPVVIVVVSGRPYALGSHADRAAAVVQAFLPGEEGGAALASILSGETAPSGRLPVQVPRHPGGQPATYLHPPLGGNSQGISNLDPTPAFPFGHGLSYTTFDYSGLTLSADDIATDGSLDVTVDVRNSGERAGSEVVQLYLDDVQAQVTRPLRQLVGFARVDLAPGQAARVTFTVHADRTSFTGRDLRRIVEPGRIDVHVGRSVADLPCSGSFRLSGPLREVGADRVLTTPVTVTTTE, encoded by the coding sequence ATGACCGATCAGCCCTGGCACGACCCGTCGGCCGACCCGGCCGAGCGCGCAGCAGCCCTGCTGGCCGCGATGACGTTGGAGGAGAAGGTCGCCCAGCTGGGCAGCGCGTGGCCCGGCAACGAGGAGATCAACGGCAACGTCGCCCCCATGCAGGACGTCTTCGCCCGCGGGAGCGTCTCGTTCGAACACCGGCGCAGGCACGGTCTGGGCCATCTCACCCGGGTGTTCGGCACCGCCCCGGTCGACGTGGCCGACGGCACCGCACGCGTCGTGAAGCTCCAGCGCGACATCGTGGACAACACCCGTCTGCGCGTACCCGCCATCGTGCACGAGGAGTGCCTGACCGGGTTCACCACCTACGGCGCGACGGTGTACCCGTCGCCGCTGGCGTGGGCGGCGACGTTCGACGCCGAGCTGGTGGAGACGATGGCGACGGCGATCGGGGCGGACCTGCGCCGGGTCGGCGTGCACCAGGGCCTCTCGCCGGTGCTCGACGTCGTCCGGGATCACCGCTGGGGCCGGGTCGAGGAGACCCTCGGCGAGGACCCGTACCTCGTGGGCGTACTCGCCTCCGCCTACGTGCGCGGACTCCAGAGCAAGGGTGTCATCGCCACGCTGAAGCACTTCGCCGGGTACGCCGCCTCGCGGGCGGCGCGCAACCACGCGCCGGTGTCGATCGGTCCCCGCGAGCTGCGTGACGTCGTCCTGCCGCCGTTCGAGATGGCGGTGCGGGAGGCGGGCGCCGGATCGGTCATGAACTCCTACGTCGACCTCGACGGAGTGCCCGCCGCCGCCGACACCTCGCTGCTCACCGGTGTGCTGCGCGACGAGTGGGGTTTCGAGGGCACCGTGGTGTCGGACTACTGGGCCATCGCCTTCCTCGCCACGATGCACCGCGTCGCCGACGGCGCCGCCGAGGCCGGGGCACTGGCCCTGGAGGCGGGTCTCGACGTCGAACTGCCCGACACCCTCTGCTACGGCGACGAGCTCGTCGAGCTGGTCCGGCGAGGCGAGGTCGACGAGGCGCTGGTCGATCGTGCCGCGCTGCGCGTGCTCCGGCAGAAGGCCGAGCTCGGTCTGCTCGACGCCGACTGGACGCCGGAGTCCGATGTGGACCCCTCGGTCGAGCTCGACGCCGCGGAGAACCGCGTGCTCGCGCGCCGGCTCGCCGAACGGTCGGTGGTACTGCTGGCCAACGACGGCACCCTGCCGTTGCGGCCGCAGGCTCGGCGCCTCGCACTGGTCGGACCGTGCGCCGACGACCCGCTGGCGTTCCTCGGCTGCTACTCCTACCCCAACCACGTCCTGCCGCGATACCCGGAGCTCGACCTCGGCCTCGACGTGCCCTCGCTTTCGCAGGCCCTGCGCTCGCAGTTGCCGGACGCCGAGATCACCACGCTCGAAGGCTGCGGCGTCAACGACGACGACCGCTCGCGCTTCGCCGAGGCCGTGGCCGCCGCCCGGGAGGCCGACGTGTGCCTCGCCGTGGTGGGCGACCGGGCGGGCATGTTCGGCGAGGGCACGTCCGGGGAGGGATGCGACGCTCCGGATCTGCGCCTGCCCGGCGTGCAGGACGAGCTGCTCTCCGCGCTGCTCGACACCGGAGTGCCCGTGGTGATCGTGGTCGTCTCCGGCCGCCCCTACGCGCTGGGCTCGCACGCCGACCGCGCCGCCGCCGTGGTGCAGGCCTTCCTTCCGGGCGAGGAGGGCGGTGCCGCGCTCGCCTCGATCCTCTCGGGTGAGACGGCGCCGTCGGGACGCCTGCCCGTGCAGGTGCCCCGCCACCCCGGCGGGCAGCCCGCCACCTACCTGCACCCGCCGCTGGGCGGCAACAGCCAGGGCATCAGCAACCTCGACCCGACGCCCGCGTTCCCGTTCGGGCACGGCCTGTCGTACACGACGTTCGACTACTCCGGTCTCACGCTGAGCGCCGACGACATCGCCACCGACGGCAGTCTCGACGTCACCGTCGACGTGCGCAACAGCGGTGAGCGCGCCGGGTCCGAGGTCGTCCAGCTGTACCTGGACGACGTGCAGGCGCAGGTGACCCGGCCGCTGCGGCAGCTGGTCGGGTTCGCTCGCGTCGACCTCGCCCCGGGACAGGCCGCCCGCGTCACCTTCACCGTGCACGCCGACCGCACGAGCTTCACCGGACGCGACCTGCGGCGCATCGTGGAACCGGGGCGCATCGACGTGCACGTCGGCCGTTCGGTGGCCGACCTGCCGTGCTCGGGGTCGTTCCGGCTGAGCGGCCCGCTCCGCGAGGTCGGCGCCGATCGCGTGCTCACGACCCCGGTGACCGTGACCACGACGGAGTAG
- a CDS encoding hemerythrin domain-containing protein, with translation MATTSEQDLIGVITQDHREVERVFAELERPGVDPQRRKELVDHVIAELVRHSVAEEQHMYPAARRVLDNGDELADHEIEEHAEAERLMKRLEGMAATDPEFDGLVRDLIGSIRHHVEDEEKDLLPKLRAACSERELRELGEKIVAAKRIAPTRPHPAAPDTPPANRLLDPGAGLVDRLRDMLTGRKV, from the coding sequence ATGGCGACAACGTCCGAACAGGATCTGATCGGCGTGATCACCCAGGACCACCGCGAGGTGGAGCGGGTGTTCGCGGAGTTGGAACGGCCCGGTGTCGACCCGCAGCGGCGCAAGGAGCTCGTCGACCACGTGATCGCCGAGCTGGTGCGGCACTCGGTCGCCGAGGAGCAGCACATGTATCCCGCCGCGCGCCGGGTGCTCGACAACGGTGACGAGCTCGCCGACCACGAGATCGAGGAGCACGCCGAGGCCGAGCGCCTGATGAAGCGCCTGGAGGGCATGGCGGCCACCGATCCCGAGTTCGACGGTCTCGTGCGTGACCTGATCGGCTCGATCCGCCACCACGTCGAGGACGAGGAGAAGGATCTGTTGCCGAAGCTGCGCGCCGCGTGCAGTGAGCGGGAGCTGCGCGAGCTGGGGGAGAAGATCGTCGCGGCGAAGCGCATCGCGCCCACGCGTCCACATCCGGCGGCGCCGGACACCCCGCCCGCCAATCGCCTCCTCGATCCCGGTGCCGGACTGGTCGACCGGCTGCGGGACATGTTGACCGGCCGCAAGGTCTAG
- a CDS encoding MetQ/NlpA family ABC transporter substrate-binding protein, translating into MADTPHSDNTPDKPSEVGLPERPRRSKGPFIALGVVLVAALVAITVVLTGGESDDSASGNTTIRIGTTESGSDYWKPFKRLAADEGITIETVNFSDYNQPNPALSQGQTDLNLFQHVLFLANYNVSNEDDLTPVGSTYVVPLSLYSNKHNAVEEIPEGGSVAIPKDPTNQARALLVLQDAGLISLKNGGSVLSTPAEIDRAASKVEVTLVDAAQTVAVLDSVDASIVNNGFAMDAGLDPSKALFSDDPRSDAAEPYINIVAARAEDKDDPTYRRVVELFHHPEVQEALQAESRGTSVPVKREQSELEDIHTELQETVRTAQR; encoded by the coding sequence ATGGCAGACACACCCCACAGCGACAACACGCCCGACAAGCCCTCCGAGGTCGGGCTTCCCGAACGGCCTCGCCGCTCGAAAGGCCCGTTCATCGCCCTCGGCGTCGTGCTGGTCGCCGCGCTGGTGGCCATCACCGTCGTCCTGACGGGCGGCGAGTCCGACGACTCCGCGAGCGGCAACACCACCATCCGCATCGGGACGACCGAGTCCGGCTCCGACTACTGGAAGCCGTTCAAGCGGCTCGCCGCGGACGAGGGCATCACGATCGAGACCGTGAACTTCAGCGACTACAACCAGCCGAACCCGGCGCTGTCGCAGGGGCAGACGGATCTCAACCTGTTCCAGCACGTCCTGTTCCTCGCCAACTACAACGTGTCCAACGAGGACGATCTGACGCCGGTCGGCTCCACCTACGTGGTGCCGCTGTCGCTGTACTCCAACAAGCACAACGCCGTCGAGGAGATCCCCGAGGGCGGCAGCGTCGCGATCCCGAAGGACCCGACCAACCAGGCCAGGGCGCTGCTCGTGCTGCAGGACGCGGGCCTGATCAGCCTCAAGAACGGCGGCAGCGTGCTGTCGACCCCCGCGGAGATCGACCGCGCCGCGTCGAAGGTCGAGGTGACCCTCGTGGACGCCGCGCAGACCGTGGCCGTGCTGGACTCCGTGGACGCCTCGATCGTCAACAACGGCTTCGCCATGGACGCCGGCCTCGACCCGAGCAAGGCGTTGTTCTCGGACGATCCGCGCAGCGACGCCGCCGAGCCCTACATCAACATCGTCGCCGCGCGAGCCGAGGACAAGGACGACCCGACGTACCGCCGCGTCGTCGAGCTGTTCCACCACCCCGAGGTGCAGGAGGCTCTCCAGGCCGAGTCGCGGGGCACGTCCGTTCCGGTGAAGCGTGAGCAGTCGGAGCTCGAGGACATCCACACCGAACTGCAGGAGACCGTGCGGACGGCACAGCGATGA
- a CDS encoding methionine ABC transporter ATP-binding protein, translated as MSGGPLIELRDVTKVFESSGRRAVTALDGIDLSVEAGDVFAIIGYSGAGKSTLVRLINALERVTSGQVIVDGTDLTRLSERKLREVRRGIGMIFQQFNLLRSRTVFGNVAYPLKIAGWAKPDIEKRVAELLNFVGIVDKAWHYPDQLSGGQKQRVGIARALATNPKILLADESTSALDPETTSDVLRLLKRVNRELGVTIVVITHEMEVVREIADRVAVLDSGRIIEQGTVLDVFADPQHPTTRRFVETVLRDQPRGTNLERLRARHRGRLVTARVRDDRNIGAVLSSAQARHAVSFEIVYGGIKELGGQSFGGLTLELIGEDANVDALVAELRAVTDVQEVAS; from the coding sequence ATGAGCGGCGGGCCGCTGATCGAACTGCGTGACGTCACCAAGGTCTTCGAATCGTCCGGGCGCCGCGCTGTCACCGCGCTCGACGGCATCGACCTCAGCGTGGAGGCTGGTGACGTGTTCGCGATCATCGGCTACTCGGGCGCGGGCAAGAGCACGCTCGTGCGCCTGATCAACGCGCTGGAGCGCGTCACGAGCGGCCAGGTGATCGTCGACGGCACCGACCTCACGAGGCTGAGTGAACGCAAGCTGCGGGAGGTGCGCCGCGGGATCGGCATGATCTTCCAGCAGTTCAACCTGCTGCGTTCGCGCACCGTGTTCGGCAATGTCGCGTACCCGCTCAAGATCGCGGGCTGGGCGAAGCCCGACATCGAGAAGCGGGTCGCGGAACTGCTGAACTTCGTCGGCATCGTCGACAAGGCGTGGCACTACCCCGACCAGCTGTCGGGCGGGCAGAAGCAGCGCGTCGGCATCGCCCGCGCGCTCGCGACCAACCCGAAGATCCTGCTGGCCGACGAGTCGACCAGCGCGCTGGACCCGGAGACCACGTCCGACGTGCTGCGCCTGCTGAAGCGGGTCAACCGCGAACTCGGCGTCACGATCGTGGTGATCACCCACGAGATGGAGGTCGTGCGCGAGATCGCCGACCGGGTGGCCGTGCTCGACTCGGGACGGATCATCGAACAGGGCACGGTGCTCGACGTGTTCGCCGACCCGCAACACCCGACCACGCGTCGCTTCGTGGAGACGGTCCTGCGCGACCAGCCGCGCGGCACGAACCTGGAACGCCTCCGCGCCCGGCACCGCGGCCGGCTCGTCACCGCCCGCGTGCGCGACGACCGCAACATCGGCGCGGTGCTGTCGAGCGCGCAGGCCCGGCACGCGGTGAGCTTCGAGATCGTCTACGGCGGCATCAAGGAACTCGGGGGCCAGTCGTTCGGCGGGCTGACGCTGGAACTGATCGGTGAGGACGCGAACGTGGACGCGTTGGTCGCCGAACTGCGCGCGGTGACCGACGTGCAGGAGGTGGCATCGTGA
- a CDS encoding methionine ABC transporter permease → MNTDWETLEPVLWDSIGQTLWMVAATLVVGGLLGLVLGVLLYTTRPGGLLANRPVYTILNVAVNIIRPIPFIIFITAIGPLTIKVVGTQLGTTAATFALIVAATFGISRIVEQNLVTIDPGVIEAARAMGASPMRIITTLLVPEALGPLILGYTFVFVAVVDMTAVAGAVGGGGLGDFAITYGYQQFNWTVTAVAVVLMIVLVQAVQFLGNWLARKALRH, encoded by the coding sequence GTGAACACCGACTGGGAGACGCTGGAGCCGGTGCTCTGGGACTCCATCGGCCAGACACTGTGGATGGTGGCGGCCACGCTCGTCGTGGGTGGGCTGCTCGGACTCGTGCTCGGCGTCCTCCTCTACACGACCCGGCCCGGTGGCCTGCTGGCCAACCGCCCCGTGTACACGATCCTCAACGTCGCGGTGAACATCATCCGGCCGATCCCGTTCATCATCTTCATCACGGCGATCGGACCGCTCACGATCAAGGTGGTGGGCACCCAGCTGGGCACGACGGCGGCGACGTTCGCGCTGATCGTGGCGGCGACCTTCGGCATCTCGCGCATCGTGGAGCAGAACCTGGTCACCATCGACCCGGGCGTGATCGAGGCGGCGCGCGCGATGGGCGCGAGTCCGATGCGCATCATCACCACGCTGCTGGTGCCCGAAGCCCTGGGGCCGTTGATCCTCGGCTACACCTTCGTCTTCGTGGCGGTCGTCGACATGACGGCGGTCGCGGGCGCGGTCGGTGGCGGCGGTCTGGGCGACTTCGCCATCACCTACGGCTACCAGCAGTTCAACTGGACGGTCACGGCGGTCGCCGTGGTGCTCATGATCGTCCTGGTGCAGGCGGTGCAGTTCCTGGGCAACTGGCTGGCCCGCAAGGCGTTGCGCCACTGA
- a CDS encoding TNT domain-containing protein, whose product MTDVTLPTAALNGADEEKVLGGIGAVVAHFAPTDWSGAMVTYRALGDHTELVVMLRRATDGNLYLWTPPAVLTQYLGRLRQLMYQEGRGTWFELSGTVALDGHIDVRYRWDDEPDWDGEPPLDAFVRELVLYPRDDGMVPDWIADRLSRTVLATLEDGTSSDAALRRAESAAAELDLDPRYYRVGEVADGAWCLVREGSRWAVFLALGEEQLARADFPAAEQAARYFVGHLSLHRDAFRGELPPDARRPTEEWPIQPLGGDRGLNYYGGKRLVTVSPGTELDRYGDLAGNTVFAARTEFTHRSQPADDVHGEYHVFRAVRSLRAIMGQVVPWHDQIGGGTAYVLERPVGDLLASGALEEVPEATTRPSSVAGENTE is encoded by the coding sequence ATGACTGACGTGACGCTCCCGACGGCCGCTCTGAACGGCGCCGATGAGGAGAAGGTACTCGGCGGAATCGGCGCGGTGGTGGCTCACTTCGCACCGACCGACTGGTCCGGAGCCATGGTCACCTATCGTGCGCTGGGCGACCACACCGAACTGGTCGTGATGTTGCGGCGTGCGACCGACGGCAACCTCTATCTGTGGACACCGCCCGCTGTCCTCACCCAGTACCTGGGACGGCTTCGGCAGTTGATGTACCAGGAGGGGCGCGGAACCTGGTTCGAGCTGTCGGGCACCGTCGCGCTCGACGGACACATCGACGTCAGGTACCGCTGGGACGACGAACCCGACTGGGACGGTGAGCCGCCGCTCGACGCTTTCGTCCGGGAGCTGGTGCTGTATCCCCGTGACGACGGTATGGTGCCGGACTGGATCGCCGACCGGCTCAGCAGGACCGTGCTCGCGACTCTCGAGGACGGCACAAGCTCCGACGCGGCGTTACGCCGAGCCGAGAGCGCGGCGGCCGAACTCGACCTGGACCCGCGGTACTACCGCGTCGGCGAGGTCGCCGACGGTGCTTGGTGCCTGGTGCGTGAGGGCTCCCGTTGGGCGGTGTTCCTCGCTCTCGGGGAAGAACAGCTGGCACGGGCGGATTTTCCCGCCGCCGAGCAGGCCGCGCGCTACTTCGTGGGACACCTGTCCCTGCACAGGGACGCCTTCCGCGGCGAACTCCCTCCGGATGCCAGGCGCCCGACGGAGGAATGGCCGATCCAGCCGCTGGGTGGAGATCGCGGCCTGAACTACTACGGAGGGAAGCGTCTGGTCACCGTGTCGCCGGGCACTGAACTCGACCGTTACGGCGACCTCGCGGGCAACACAGTGTTCGCGGCGCGCACCGAGTTCACGCATCGGTCACAGCCCGCCGACGACGTGCACGGTGAGTACCACGTCTTCCGGGCCGTGCGCTCGCTCCGTGCCATCATGGGTCAGGTCGTGCCGTGGCACGACCAGATCGGCGGCGGGACCGCATACGTGCTCGAACGACCGGTAGGCGACCTGCTCGCGTCCGGGGCCCTGGAAGAAGTACCGGAGGCGACCACTCGTCCGTCGAGCGTGGCTGGTGAGAACACCGAGTGA
- a CDS encoding type VII secretion target — protein MSHGGFEVGADLEAHATQLDGVVDQLSQALDAARQVSMPTDAYGILCQPFRMLLDPVEQYGIDALSDSVKAMQATADKVRSAARQYQAADEDVRDALGGTGV, from the coding sequence ATGTCCCACGGGGGTTTTGAGGTCGGGGCGGACCTCGAAGCACATGCGACGCAGCTCGACGGCGTCGTCGACCAGCTGTCGCAGGCGCTCGACGCGGCGCGCCAGGTGAGCATGCCCACCGACGCCTACGGAATCCTGTGCCAGCCGTTCCGGATGCTGCTGGACCCGGTCGAGCAGTACGGCATCGACGCGTTGAGCGACTCGGTGAAGGCCATGCAGGCCACGGCGGACAAGGTGCGCTCGGCCGCGAGGCAGTACCAGGCCGCGGACGAGGACGTCCGCGACGCACTGGGAGGCACCGGTGTCTGA
- a CDS encoding YbaB/EbfC family nucleoid-associated protein, which yields MADGVDASDRMIDDWTRKIQEQAQRYQAMAARVQEISVTERSPDNTVEVTINSKGLLTGLTISDSAQNKRMGELSAQIMRTVQAAQARIPELLQQTMADTVGTEDQTAAKVFDEARKTFPEPPEDTETPAPENDRELQFGPEDEADEAAPPPPPQPRPTARRRPPEDDEDDFGGRSILS from the coding sequence ATGGCGGACGGCGTGGACGCGAGCGATCGCATGATCGACGACTGGACCAGGAAGATCCAGGAGCAGGCGCAGCGCTACCAGGCGATGGCGGCGCGCGTGCAGGAGATCTCGGTCACCGAGCGCTCGCCCGACAACACGGTCGAGGTGACGATCAACTCGAAGGGCCTGCTCACGGGCCTGACGATCTCCGACTCCGCGCAGAACAAGCGGATGGGCGAGCTGTCCGCCCAGATCATGCGCACCGTCCAGGCCGCGCAGGCACGCATCCCCGAGCTGCTTCAGCAGACGATGGCCGACACCGTGGGCACGGAGGACCAGACCGCTGCCAAGGTGTTCGACGAGGCGCGCAAGACCTTCCCCGAACCCCCCGAGGACACCGAGACCCCGGCTCCCGAGAACGACCGCGAGTTGCAGTTCGGTCCCGAGGACGAGGCGGACGAGGCGGCGCCCCCGCCCCCGCCGCAGCCCCGGCCGACCGCGCGTCGACGGCCTCCCGAGGACGACGAGGACGACTTCGGCGGGCGCTCCATCCTTTCCTGA
- a CDS encoding nitroreductase family deazaflavin-dependent oxidoreductase: MTSARRRRPTGLSRSLFRLPIHVFRLRLGWLFLGRLLLLHHTGRRSGMRRSTVLEVVARDGESYVVASGFGPRSDWYRNVLADPEVSIVVRTTAIAAVARPLPPEEAEEFMAAYARRHPWLARQLCRRLLGFAVDGGEESFREVGRGIPFVRLTPTRLSA, from the coding sequence ATGACGTCAGCACGACGCCGGAGGCCGACCGGGTTGTCCCGGTCGCTGTTCCGGCTGCCGATCCACGTCTTCCGGCTCCGGCTGGGCTGGCTGTTCCTGGGCCGGCTGCTGTTGCTGCACCACACGGGACGCCGCTCCGGAATGCGGCGGAGCACCGTGCTCGAAGTGGTCGCTCGGGACGGCGAGTCCTACGTCGTCGCCTCGGGCTTCGGCCCGCGCTCCGACTGGTACCGCAACGTCCTGGCCGATCCCGAGGTGAGCATCGTCGTGCGCACCACCGCGATCGCCGCTGTCGCGCGACCCCTCCCTCCCGAGGAGGCAGAGGAGTTCATGGCCGCGTACGCGAGGCGGCACCCGTGGCTGGCCCGGCAGTTGTGCAGGCGGCTCCTGGGTTTCGCCGTCGACGGCGGTGAGGAGAGCTTCCGCGAGGTCGGTCGCGGCATCCCGTTCGTGCGCCTCACGCCGACGCGGCTCAGTGCTTGA
- a CDS encoding acyl-CoA thioesterase — MTEAALSEALHPFDRAVALEAAADRGEGVVTGHTDPAYTNMVGPFGGITAAVLVRAVLDDARRLGDVLSLTVNYAAPIADGAFDVTAIPVRTNRSTQHWIVQLTQDDVVTTTATIVTGVRRDTWSDTEAAMPAVPPAEDVPLRPMPDFVAWARNYEMRFVEGALPDTDTGAQPDSTTTLWVRERPSRPLDVPALAALSDVFYPRILRRRGTFVPAGTVSLTTYFHADAETVEAQGDRPLLATARAGVFGGGYFDQSARLWSPDGALLATSHQLVYFKH, encoded by the coding sequence ATGACCGAAGCCGCCCTCTCCGAGGCCCTTCATCCGTTCGACCGCGCCGTCGCGCTGGAGGCCGCCGCCGACCGCGGTGAGGGAGTCGTCACCGGGCACACCGACCCCGCGTACACCAACATGGTGGGGCCCTTCGGCGGCATCACGGCCGCGGTCCTCGTGCGGGCCGTGCTCGACGACGCCCGGCGGCTCGGCGACGTCCTCTCCCTCACGGTCAACTACGCGGCCCCCATCGCGGACGGGGCGTTCGACGTCACCGCGATTCCGGTGCGCACCAACCGGTCCACCCAGCACTGGATCGTCCAGCTCACCCAGGACGACGTCGTGACCACCACGGCGACGATCGTGACGGGCGTGCGGCGGGACACGTGGTCCGACACCGAGGCGGCCATGCCCGCGGTGCCGCCGGCCGAGGACGTGCCGCTGCGCCCGATGCCGGACTTCGTCGCCTGGGCGCGCAACTACGAGATGCGCTTCGTCGAGGGTGCGTTGCCGGACACCGACACCGGAGCGCAGCCCGACTCGACCACCACGCTGTGGGTGCGGGAGCGACCCTCGCGTCCGCTCGACGTTCCCGCGCTCGCCGCGTTGAGCGACGTCTTCTACCCGCGCATCCTGCGCCGCCGGGGAACCTTCGTCCCCGCGGGCACGGTGTCACTGACGACGTACTTCCACGCCGACGCCGAGACGGTGGAGGCGCAGGGTGACCGGCCGCTGCTCGCCACGGCTCGGGCGGGCGTGTTCGGTGGCGGGTACTTCGACCAGTCCGCTCGCCTGTGGAGCCCGGACGGAGCGCTGCTGGCGACCAGCCACCAGCTGGTGTACTTCAAGCACTGA
- a CDS encoding TetR/AcrR family transcriptional regulator — MAQGGRRAGGAKEAMTTSAVALLREHGVAGTSFADVLAHSGAPRGSVYHHFPGGKAQLVEEATRAASDALTAEITRLLRDHGPVFALRAVVELWRRELARGDYTAGCPVAAAALGPVPGARAAAGAALRDWESAVAESLHREGVPRDRAATLGTLVVSTLQGALVLARAQRSAAPLDAVVTELETVCGAALDGARS; from the coding sequence ATGGCACAGGGCGGGCGCCGCGCCGGCGGCGCGAAGGAGGCGATGACCACCAGCGCCGTGGCGCTTCTGCGCGAGCACGGTGTCGCGGGTACCTCGTTCGCCGACGTGCTGGCCCACAGCGGCGCACCACGCGGCTCGGTGTACCACCACTTCCCGGGAGGTAAGGCGCAGTTGGTGGAGGAGGCGACACGAGCCGCCTCCGACGCCCTGACGGCGGAGATCACCCGGCTGCTGCGCGACCACGGTCCGGTGTTCGCGCTGCGTGCCGTGGTGGAGCTGTGGCGGCGGGAACTCGCGCGCGGCGACTACACGGCGGGCTGCCCCGTGGCCGCCGCGGCACTGGGCCCCGTGCCCGGTGCACGCGCCGCGGCCGGGGCCGCCCTGCGCGACTGGGAGTCCGCCGTCGCGGAATCACTCCACCGGGAGGGCGTGCCCCGGGATCGGGCGGCCACCCTCGGAACGCTTGTGGTGAGCACACTGCAGGGCGCGCTCGTGCTCGCGCGGGCGCAACGCAGTGCCGCCCCGCTCGACGCCGTCGTCACCGAGCTGGAGACGGTGTGCGGCGCCGCCCTCGACGGCGCGCGGTCCTGA